The Tumebacillus amylolyticus genome has a segment encoding these proteins:
- the hydA gene encoding dihydropyrimidinase: MSKKLIRGGIVVTAADTYRADILIDGEKVVAIGAGALFSKETEGAEEINASGCYVFPGGIDPHTHLDMPFGGTTTADDFETGTRAAAFGGTTSIIDFCLTSKGQSIREALDTWHAKAHGKAVIDYGFHLMIAEANDAVLHQLEDVVEEGVTSLKVFMAYKNVFQADDETLFKTLIRAKELGALIQVHAENGDVIDFLIKEALENEQTDPIYHALTRPPMAEGEATGRAIALTALAGSQLYVVHVSCAEAVQRIAEAREKGLNVYGETCPQYLTLDISELARPGFEGAKYVWSPPLREAWHQEVLWSALKNGILQTIGSDQCSFNFKGQKELGRNDFTKIPNGGPLIEDRFSVVYSEGVHKGRISLNQFVDITSTKAAKLFGMFPQKGTIAVGSDADIVLFNPNVTRTISAKTHHMNVDYNPFEGKEVHGEVVSVLARGEFVIRDKKFVGTKGNGRFIKRHKFGASPTLKEEQPHVL; encoded by the coding sequence GTGAGCAAAAAACTGATTCGCGGCGGCATCGTCGTCACAGCGGCCGATACGTATCGTGCGGACATCTTGATCGACGGAGAAAAAGTCGTCGCCATCGGAGCGGGAGCCCTTTTTTCCAAAGAAACGGAGGGGGCCGAAGAGATCAACGCGAGCGGATGCTATGTGTTTCCGGGCGGGATCGACCCGCATACGCATCTCGACATGCCGTTTGGCGGGACGACGACAGCCGACGACTTTGAAACAGGCACGCGTGCGGCCGCTTTTGGCGGGACGACTTCGATCATCGACTTCTGTTTGACGTCCAAGGGGCAGTCGATTCGCGAAGCTCTTGATACCTGGCACGCCAAAGCGCACGGCAAAGCGGTGATCGACTACGGCTTCCACCTCATGATCGCCGAAGCCAACGACGCCGTCCTGCACCAACTGGAAGACGTCGTCGAAGAGGGCGTCACTTCGCTGAAAGTGTTCATGGCTTATAAAAACGTATTCCAAGCGGACGACGAGACGCTGTTCAAAACGCTGATCCGTGCCAAGGAACTCGGAGCCCTCATCCAAGTGCATGCCGAAAACGGCGACGTCATCGACTTCCTGATCAAAGAGGCGTTGGAGAACGAACAGACCGACCCGATCTACCACGCCCTGACCCGCCCGCCGATGGCGGAGGGAGAAGCAACGGGCCGTGCCATTGCCCTCACAGCCCTTGCCGGATCCCAGCTCTACGTCGTCCACGTCTCGTGCGCCGAAGCGGTACAACGCATCGCAGAAGCGCGAGAGAAGGGCCTGAACGTCTACGGTGAAACCTGCCCCCAATACCTCACGCTCGACATCTCCGAACTGGCACGCCCCGGTTTCGAAGGAGCCAAATACGTCTGGTCCCCGCCGCTCCGTGAAGCCTGGCACCAAGAGGTGCTCTGGAGCGCGTTGAAAAACGGAATCCTGCAAACCATCGGCTCCGACCAATGCTCGTTCAACTTCAAAGGGCAAAAAGAACTCGGTCGCAACGACTTCACCAAGATCCCCAACGGCGGCCCGCTGATCGAAGACCGCTTCAGCGTGGTCTACTCCGAAGGCGTCCACAAGGGACGAATCTCGCTGAACCAATTCGTGGACATCACCTCCACCAAAGCGGCCAAACTCTTCGGTATGTTCCCGCAAAAAGGGACGATCGCCGTCGGGTCTGACGCCGACATCGTCCTGTTCAACCCGAACGTCACGCGCACGATCTCCGCCAAAACGCACCACATGAACGTCGACTACAACCCGTTTGAAGGCAAGGAAGTCCACGGCGAGGTCGTCTCGGTGCTGGCACGCGGCGAATTCGTCATCCGGGACAAAAAATTCGTCGGCACGAAGGGCAACGGACGTTTTATCAAGCGTCACAAATTCGGCGCATCCCCGACGCTAAAGGAGGAGCAACCCCATGTCCTATAA
- the preA gene encoding NAD-dependent dihydropyrimidine dehydrogenase subunit PreA, producing MADLRIKFAGIESPNPFWLASAPPTNSGYQVQRAFEAGWGGVVWKTLGEPVLNVSSRYAAIHRGGQRVLGFNNIELISDRPLEDNLREIAETKKRFPHNTLIVSLMVQPKREAWHEIVKAVEAVGVDGLELNFGCPHGMAERGMGSASGQQPDMVRQQTEWVKEVAQTPVIVKLTPNITDIRFTARAARQGGADAVSMINTINSLMGVDLDSWLPYPHVDGKGAHGGYCGPAVKPIALNMVAECARDSRIALPISGMGGISNWQDAVEFLLMGAGSLQVCTAAMHHGFRIVEDMKDGLNHYLDQKGLPSVMDLVGKSVATYSDWGDLNLNYKVVARINNDTCINCNKCYISCEDTSHQCIDRVREPDTGRELLVVREDDCVGCNLCSIVCPVDGTIQMVEIPTEKQPQSWNQLQSGVK from the coding sequence ATGGCAGACCTACGGATCAAATTTGCCGGTATCGAATCACCCAACCCGTTCTGGTTGGCATCCGCTCCTCCGACCAACTCCGGCTATCAAGTGCAACGCGCATTCGAAGCGGGCTGGGGCGGCGTCGTTTGGAAAACGCTCGGCGAGCCCGTGCTCAACGTCTCTTCCCGCTACGCCGCCATTCATCGCGGCGGGCAACGGGTGCTCGGTTTCAACAACATCGAATTGATCTCAGACCGTCCACTGGAAGACAACTTGCGCGAGATCGCCGAAACCAAGAAAAGGTTTCCCCACAACACGCTGATCGTCTCGCTCATGGTGCAACCCAAGCGCGAAGCATGGCACGAAATTGTAAAAGCGGTCGAAGCCGTGGGTGTCGACGGTTTGGAACTGAACTTCGGCTGCCCGCACGGTATGGCGGAACGCGGCATGGGCTCTGCCTCCGGTCAACAGCCCGACATGGTGCGCCAACAAACCGAATGGGTCAAGGAAGTGGCGCAGACCCCCGTCATCGTCAAACTGACCCCGAACATCACCGACATCCGATTCACCGCACGTGCTGCTCGCCAAGGCGGTGCCGATGCCGTGAGCATGATCAACACCATCAACTCGCTGATGGGCGTTGACCTCGACTCGTGGCTTCCTTACCCGCACGTCGACGGCAAAGGCGCACACGGAGGCTATTGCGGTCCCGCCGTCAAACCGATCGCCTTGAACATGGTGGCGGAATGCGCGCGAGACTCCCGAATCGCGCTCCCGATCTCCGGCATGGGCGGCATCTCAAACTGGCAAGACGCCGTTGAATTCTTGCTGATGGGCGCAGGCTCGCTCCAAGTCTGCACCGCCGCCATGCACCACGGATTCCGCATCGTCGAGGACATGAAGGACGGCCTCAACCACTATCTCGATCAAAAAGGGCTCCCCTCCGTCATGGACCTCGTCGGCAAATCGGTCGCCACGTACTCCGACTGGGGCGATCTCAACCTGAACTACAAAGTCGTCGCCCGCATCAACAACGACACCTGCATCAACTGCAACAAATGCTACATCTCCTGCGAAGACACCTCGCACCAATGCATCGACCGCGTCCGAGAGCCGGATACGGGTCGCGAGCTGCTCGTCGTGCGCGAGGACGATTGTGTCGGCTGCAATCTCTGCTCCATCGTCTGCCCGGTGGACGGCACGATCCAGATGGTCGAAATCCCGACCGAAAAACAACCGCAATCTTGGAACCAACTGCAATCGGGGGTGAAGTAA
- a CDS encoding nitrilase-related carbon-nitrogen hydrolase — translation MSYKVKIGLIQAKNDVHGDAPVAVHKEKAIEKHIGLVREAANRGAQIICLQEIFYGPYFCAEQNPKWYESAEEVPNGPTTRLFQDLAKELGVVIILPVYEKAGVGIYYNTAAVIDADGSYLGKYRKQHIPHVAVGEEGHGFWEKFYFKPGNLGYPVFDTAFAKVGVYICYDRHFPEGARLLGLNGAEIIFNPSATVAGLSEYLWKLEQPAHAVANGYYVAAINRVGVEAPWNMGEFYGQSYLVDPRGQFVAVGSRDQDEIIVAEMDKNKMHEVRDLWQFYRDRRPETYHNMVELLP, via the coding sequence ATGTCCTATAAAGTCAAAATCGGCTTGATTCAAGCAAAAAACGACGTCCACGGTGACGCACCGGTCGCCGTTCACAAGGAAAAAGCGATCGAAAAACACATCGGCCTCGTGCGCGAGGCAGCCAACAGAGGGGCGCAAATCATCTGCCTGCAAGAAATTTTTTACGGCCCGTACTTCTGCGCCGAACAGAATCCGAAATGGTACGAATCGGCGGAGGAAGTCCCGAACGGCCCGACGACGCGCCTCTTCCAAGACTTGGCGAAGGAACTCGGCGTCGTCATCATCCTCCCGGTCTATGAAAAAGCGGGCGTCGGCATCTACTACAACACGGCCGCCGTGATCGACGCAGACGGTTCCTACCTTGGCAAATACCGCAAACAGCACATCCCGCATGTGGCGGTCGGCGAAGAAGGGCACGGGTTCTGGGAGAAGTTCTACTTCAAACCGGGCAACTTGGGCTATCCGGTGTTCGATACGGCCTTTGCCAAAGTCGGCGTCTACATCTGCTACGACCGCCACTTCCCGGAGGGCGCTCGACTGCTTGGGCTCAACGGGGCGGAGATCATCTTCAACCCTTCTGCGACAGTGGCCGGGCTGTCCGAATACTTGTGGAAATTGGAGCAACCGGCGCATGCGGTCGCCAACGGCTACTATGTCGCCGCCATCAACCGAGTCGGCGTAGAAGCTCCTTGGAACATGGGCGAATTCTACGGCCAATCGTACCTCGTCGACCCGCGGGGCCAATTCGTGGCGGTGGGCTCTCGTGACCAAGACGAGATCATCGTGGCGGAAATGGACAAAAACAAAATGCACGAAGTTCGCGATCTCTGGCAGTTTTACAGAGACCGCCGTCCGGAAACGTATCACAACATGGTGGAACTTCTGCCTTGA
- a CDS encoding FAD-binding oxidoreductase, with amino-acid sequence MNTEIKSQLRAIVGDRWMMDSPHDLYTYSYDATPLYQAMPDAVVMPSSVEEVAAVLKVANQYRIPIVSRGSGTNLCGGTVPTEGGIVLVTNRLGRLHEIDQENLTATFGPGLITADLHKAVEAVGLFYPPDPGSMRISTMGGNVAECAGGMRGLKYGVTKDYIMGIEAVLPGGEVVRFGGKNAKDVAGYDVTKLLVGSEGTLAVVTEITAKLLPLPPAKQTMVAYYQSLSDAARSVQRIIASKIIPATMEFLDQATMEVVEDFARIGLPLDMKAMLIIEQDGTDLQVEQDIARMADICRGEGATEVRLAQTVEEGAKLMAARRAALSALARVKPTTILEDATVPRAHLAEMVEQVDVIARKYNLQICTFGHAGDGNLHPTCLTDERDLEEIHRVEQAFEEIFHAAIKLGGTITGEHGVGMAKAGFLDLKVGPSGIELMKRIKEAFDPHGIMNPGKMFAKSDRRRVVVKTHACTHEHNHA; translated from the coding sequence ATGAATACGGAGATCAAAAGCCAGTTGCGAGCCATCGTCGGCGACCGCTGGATGATGGATTCACCCCATGACTTGTACACCTATTCTTATGATGCCACGCCGCTGTATCAAGCGATGCCGGACGCCGTTGTCATGCCGAGTTCCGTCGAGGAAGTGGCGGCGGTGTTGAAAGTCGCCAACCAGTATCGAATTCCGATCGTCTCCCGAGGTTCCGGTACGAATCTCTGTGGAGGCACGGTTCCCACAGAGGGCGGAATTGTGCTGGTGACGAACCGTTTGGGGCGGTTGCATGAAATTGATCAAGAGAATCTCACCGCTACATTCGGACCGGGGCTGATCACAGCCGATTTGCATAAAGCGGTCGAAGCGGTGGGTTTGTTCTATCCACCTGACCCCGGAAGCATGCGAATTTCCACGATGGGCGGCAATGTCGCCGAGTGCGCGGGAGGCATGCGCGGTCTGAAATATGGCGTGACCAAGGACTATATCATGGGAATCGAGGCGGTTCTCCCCGGCGGGGAAGTCGTCCGCTTCGGGGGCAAAAATGCGAAGGACGTCGCAGGGTACGATGTGACGAAATTGCTCGTCGGCTCCGAAGGGACGCTGGCCGTCGTCACCGAAATTACGGCAAAACTCCTGCCTTTGCCGCCTGCGAAACAGACGATGGTCGCGTACTACCAGAGCCTGTCTGACGCGGCTCGAAGTGTCCAACGAATCATCGCGTCCAAGATCATTCCGGCGACGATGGAATTCCTCGACCAAGCGACGATGGAGGTCGTCGAGGACTTCGCTCGCATCGGGCTGCCTCTCGATATGAAGGCAATGTTGATCATCGAGCAGGACGGGACGGACTTGCAAGTCGAGCAAGACATCGCCCGCATGGCAGACATTTGTCGGGGAGAGGGTGCCACCGAAGTTCGTCTGGCGCAAACGGTCGAAGAGGGCGCCAAACTCATGGCTGCCCGCCGCGCCGCACTCTCTGCATTGGCTCGCGTGAAGCCGACGACGATCCTCGAGGACGCAACGGTTCCGCGTGCCCACCTCGCCGAAATGGTCGAGCAAGTGGACGTGATCGCTCGAAAATACAACCTGCAAATCTGTACGTTCGGCCACGCCGGAGACGGCAATTTGCATCCGACGTGCTTGACGGACGAGCGCGATCTCGAGGAGATTCACCGTGTCGAGCAAGCGTTTGAAGAAATTTTTCACGCGGCCATCAAATTGGGCGGCACGATCACCGGCGAACACGGGGTCGGGATGGCGAAGGCGGGGTTCCTCGATCTCAAAGTCGGTCCGTCCGGCATCGAACTCATGAAACGGATCAAAGAAGCGTTCGACCCGCACGGGATCATGAACCCCGGCAAAATGTTTGCAAAAAGCGATCGACGCAGAGTGGTGGTGAAAACGCATGCCTGCACACACGAACACAACCATGCCTAA
- a CDS encoding 3'-5' exonuclease, with the protein MKFIIFDLEWVATFAKGQIPEVISIGAVKLDRDLTECDQFASFVRPKRARMLNKRTVRMTKIKPEDVRTSEDFAKVWKQFLKWIGEEEYFLLTWGPTDIRTLIQNCKMHHVPLDWLRNYNDLQAEFGRLQEVKNQTGLMEALEALQLKPIGAHHSAVDDARNTAQIFKALYKQLQLARNNHVGLLRAFAPKQTRRPSRPLSTTGRTRRGKDQERVGRRP; encoded by the coding sequence ATGAAGTTCATCATCTTTGACTTAGAATGGGTGGCGACGTTCGCCAAGGGGCAGATCCCGGAGGTTATCTCCATCGGGGCGGTGAAGTTGGATCGCGATCTGACGGAATGTGACCAATTTGCCTCTTTTGTCCGACCCAAGCGAGCGCGGATGCTCAACAAACGCACCGTCCGCATGACGAAGATCAAACCGGAAGACGTGCGGACGTCGGAGGACTTTGCGAAAGTCTGGAAACAGTTCCTCAAGTGGATCGGCGAGGAAGAGTATTTCTTGCTGACCTGGGGTCCGACCGACATTCGCACGCTGATTCAGAACTGCAAGATGCACCATGTCCCTCTCGATTGGCTGCGCAATTACAACGACCTGCAAGCGGAGTTCGGACGGCTCCAAGAAGTCAAGAACCAAACCGGACTCATGGAAGCGCTCGAAGCGCTGCAGCTCAAGCCGATCGGAGCACACCACAGCGCCGTCGACGATGCCCGCAACACGGCTCAAATCTTCAAAGCGCTGTACAAGCAATTGCAGCTCGCACGCAACAACCACGTCGGCCTGTTGAGGGCCTTCGCCCCAAAACAGACGAGACGCCCGTCGCGCCCGCTGAGCACCACGGGACGCACCCGCCGAGGCAAGGACCAAGAGCGTGTCGGGCGAAGACCGTAA
- a CDS encoding (Fe-S)-binding protein, translating into MPAHTNTTMPNPNLIQLLDNFDREEILNCMQCGFCLPACPTYRQTGKESASPRGRIALMKGVVDGQLNVDAEFEDNMYLCLGCRACETACPAGVPYGSLLETARDVVERNKKDIGEHSFLRDLLFEEIFPNPDRIDRLGTMLWASQTLGLQKLANKMGLINLLPRPMREMQSAVDQVASPWQRMKRESVIHPEPDASQNLRVGMFKGCIMDVMFFETNQATARVLTKAGCEVVFVEEQACCGALHAHSGEQNGAKELAKRNIEAFEAAGVDLIVNNAGGCGAALKEYHHWFHDDPQWQERAMKFVAKCRDANELAAELFSALEFRGELPGVRITYQDSCHLAHGQGVRAQPRQLLRSIPGVEYVEMMEADRCCGSAGIYNITNFDMSMEVLDEKMENVKSTSAHLVVTSNPGCLLQMRKGIQRAGCEGQMEAVHIMDLLDRVL; encoded by the coding sequence ATGCCTGCACACACGAACACAACCATGCCTAATCCTAATCTCATTCAACTTCTCGACAATTTCGACAGGGAGGAGATCCTGAACTGCATGCAGTGCGGATTCTGCCTGCCCGCCTGTCCGACCTACCGCCAAACCGGCAAGGAATCGGCTTCTCCACGCGGTCGTATCGCGTTGATGAAAGGAGTCGTCGATGGGCAACTTAACGTGGACGCCGAGTTCGAGGACAACATGTACCTCTGCCTCGGATGCCGTGCATGTGAGACGGCTTGTCCGGCGGGCGTTCCCTATGGCTCGCTTCTCGAAACCGCCCGCGACGTGGTGGAAAGGAACAAGAAGGACATAGGCGAACATTCGTTCTTGCGCGACTTGTTGTTTGAGGAAATCTTTCCGAATCCGGACCGCATCGACCGCTTGGGCACGATGCTCTGGGCGTCCCAAACACTCGGGCTTCAGAAGCTCGCAAACAAAATGGGCCTGATCAACCTCCTCCCGCGCCCGATGCGGGAGATGCAATCGGCTGTGGATCAAGTAGCTTCTCCTTGGCAACGGATGAAAAGGGAGTCTGTGATACATCCCGAACCAGACGCCTCCCAAAATCTGCGCGTTGGGATGTTCAAAGGCTGTATCATGGACGTCATGTTTTTTGAGACCAACCAAGCCACGGCGAGAGTACTGACCAAGGCGGGCTGTGAAGTTGTTTTTGTCGAAGAGCAAGCGTGTTGCGGCGCTCTCCATGCTCACTCCGGTGAGCAAAACGGTGCAAAGGAACTGGCGAAACGCAATATAGAGGCATTCGAAGCGGCAGGCGTCGATCTCATCGTCAACAACGCCGGCGGCTGCGGGGCGGCGCTCAAAGAATATCACCACTGGTTCCACGACGACCCGCAGTGGCAGGAACGGGCGATGAAGTTCGTCGCGAAGTGCCGCGATGCGAATGAATTGGCGGCAGAACTTTTTTCTGCGTTGGAGTTTCGCGGAGAGTTGCCGGGCGTGCGGATCACCTACCAAGACTCCTGCCATCTCGCTCACGGTCAAGGTGTTCGCGCGCAGCCTCGACAACTTTTGCGCAGCATTCCGGGTGTGGAATATGTGGAGATGATGGAGGCCGACCGATGTTGCGGATCGGCGGGCATCTACAACATCACCAATTTCGACATGTCGATGGAAGTCCTCGACGAGAAGATGGAGAACGTCAAATCGACCTCCGCTCACTTAGTCGTCACGTCCAACCCAGGCTGCTTGCTCCAGATGCGCAAAGGCATCCAGCGCGCTGGGTGTGAAGGGCAGATGGAAGCGGTGCATATCATGGACCTTTTGGATCGCGTTCTGTGA